The stretch of DNA cgGGGCGAAATTAgatgataaatatttacacgcaCACTAAATTAAACTAGAAGGGAGGGTGGGGGATGAATTAACCAACTAATCAGTGGGATCGAGAGCAttcgcattggcattggcattggcgctACTCGACGTCGCCTCTGTCGCTCCGTTGCCATTAGACGTCGTCGCCTTGGATGTGCCAGCAGACGTTGTTGGATCTGGTTCAGGTGCGGGTGccggtgcaggtgcaggtgcagctgctggagcgggtgctgctgcttcggccaCTGCCGGTGGTACCAGCTGAACTGGCGCAGCAGCGGCCAAATCATTTGCGAGCTGTTGCTCAGGCTGCTGGAATGGCCGCCGAGTGTACATGATAAAACCCAACAGCAGTGTCAGCAAGGTAATCGTATACAAATCCCAATTGGCGGCGATGTTTTCATCCAAAAGAAAGATGAATCTATACGGGGACTGTGAGACAAGAATAtttgttatatatttaaaCCCTTTCTCTATATTTATAGATATCCTACCTCTTTGATTGATTCAATCTTTGCCAGCACCTGCAGCTTCAGTAGCGCTATGGCCACTGGCACTTTGGCGTCTGCATTCGTCTCGGCAGCCAGATCGTACAGCCGCTTGGCCAGATGCCTGTCCTTCTTCATGCCCAGCCCCTGCTCATGCATGTAACCCAAATTGAACATGGCCTGGGCATTGTACTGCTGCTCCGATGCTTTCCTACACAGAATAAAGTATTAGTTAGCAAGTTGtaacaatcaaacaaacagaacaaaccTGTATAGAGCCGCAGCTGTCTCGAAATCCTTCGACGTGCCCCAGCCATAATAGTAGTAGTCGCCCAGCTTGACCTGTGCAGCCGAATAGCCCTGGCCAGCAGCCCGCTTCCAGTAATAAAAGGCTCTTATCAATTCCTCGTGCCGGTCATTGAACACATGCACCTCCTCGCGGTCCAGCAGAAAGGCGGCATTGCTCTGGGCCACCTCGTAGCCAACCTCGCCCATCAGGGAGTACTGCATGTAAGCCTCATCGATGCGATTCCGCTTGTAGTCGCCATACGCATGCATCAGTCTGTTGCTCCAGCGACCGCGCTCCGCCACAGACTTGAAGAACTCCACAGCTGCTGGGCAGGAGCGCAGCATACCCATGCCGTAGGCATGCATAACCCCAAGATTGTAGTAGGCCAACACATGGCCCGACTGAGTGGCCAAATTGAAGTACTTGAGGGCCAGCTTGTAGTCAGTCTTGACGCCATTTccagctgcaaaagaaaaagagaatgtACCCAAAACTTCGATGGAATTTCGTGCACTTACTGAAATACATGGTGCCCAGTTGCAGCTGTCCATCTACCCATCCTTGGTCGGCTGCCTGTGTGAAGTAGGACAAGGCCTTGACTGGATCCTTGGGCACACCCAGGCCCTTTAGGTACATGACACCCAAGCCGCTCTGACCCACAGGATCACCCATTTCCGAGGCCTTGGAGAAGTACTGATTGATGGAAAGACAAAAACGTAAGTAACAGGGGAAATCAAATGAATCAAACATTCACTCACCTTAAAGGCCGTTTCATTGTCTGCCTTGATCTGCTCACTGCCCTCCAGGTAGAGTTTgcccaaaaaagcaaaaccaatgGCATTGCCCGCATTGGCCGCGAGGGTGAAGTATTCCAGTGCCTTCTGATGATCCTGCTGAATGGCTTTGCCGCCCTGATAGTACAGCTGCCCCAGTCCCACCTGCGACTGCACATCACCCTTGTCGGCCAGCAGTTGGTAGTAGTCGACAATCTCGGTCTCGTGGCTGCCGGGATTCTCCAGCTCATCCAGCAGCCGCACGCGATGCACAACCGGACCATTGGCGAAGGTTACCTTTGAGGCCACCTTCTTGGCCACGCGCTTGTACTGGATCAGTGCCTTCTCGCAGCTGATGGGCACATTGATGCCGTACAGGTAGCGATAGCCCAGTGCCATTTGTGCCAGAGTGTCGTCGCCCAGGGCGGCCAGAGTGTAGTGGATCAGGGCCAGCGGCTGGCTCACATTTTTGCCACCAACTCCGGCCGAGTACATGAATGCCAGTCCCATGTGGGCCGAGGGCAGACCCTCGTTGGCCAAGCTCTCAAACTCATCGGCAGCATGATGGAAATCGAACTCCATCCAGTGGCCCATGAGCACGGCCCAGGCGAGTGCAGCTCGGGCTTCCTGATGATTGAAGGCCGCCGCCTTCTTGAGCAAGGTGAAGACCACCCGTTTGTCCGTGCGCGGCTTGGCGAGCATGTCCATGGCATTGTTGTACATCAGTTGGGCTGAACAGGAGATGAACCTCTTGTTAGTTGGCATGACCAAGAGGTGGGCAACAAAACTCACCTTCCAGCTGCTCCGGAGTTAGCTCGACGGCGGGGGGCTCGGCAGTGCCCTGTCGCATGGCCTCGATTTTCTCGATCTCAGCCTTTAGCTTCTGTTGCTTCATCAGACTGTCGTTCCAGAGGCGTTCGAATAGAGCAGCTGGCATCACCCGTGTCCCGAAATCTGTGGCATCCTTTGGTTTGGACGCCTTCCGTTCATTGCTGAGGGCCGGCGCCCGGGACTCTGTCTCGGCTGTGGTTACCTCTTCAGTGTCGGCCTGACTGGATGGCTCACTTGCTGGTAAGCTGGTGTGAGCTGCTGTGGGGGTTtcggttgtggctgtggggccCTGCAGCTCGGCTCGCAACAGCTGGCCGCGCTTGGCCAGGAGGAGCATTAGGAGGCACATCCATTTGGTTAGGTTCATGCTGCTGCGGTCTCTGTggcaaattggaaaatttcaACATCAATTCTAAAGTAACACAAAGTttaatttttggcttttctttgcctCTCTTTACGTCTCTTTACTTCTGACGTGTTGACGTTATTTACTTCTTCTTCTCGCGGGAGGGGAGCGGGTGGGAGCCCAGCAGATTTACGGCTTATTCACTGTTCGATTGTGCTGATTATCGCTGGTGCATTTTCAACCACTTATGATCAGTGATGGATATACCTAGGCCACCTTTTGCTAATTTTTCACACGTAAgattctttaatttttttttgttgcaatatATTTAGTGTTTAGTGTTGTGAGTGGGCAGCAGACAGTGTATTGCCAGTGTTGCACAGTCGCGAGGGGAAAACATACGTTATGCAAATGGTGCGGGGCAGCGCAGGTGGACTGGACGTACATTTCAGATCTCAGACGATATTGGGGTGATAATTTGGGTGTAGAGTGTATACTAATTAGAAGGCGAGGAAGACATTGTGCACACGTGAATCACACTATTGTCTCGACCGACCAGCAGCTGAGTAACCGGCATGGAGATGAGTGTAAGTAGCGCGAGATTAGTGCCAGACACGATTGGACAGCTTCAAAAGCCTCTGCCTCATCGCACACCGAAACCAGTTCCAAAGCGCGCCTCAAGCAAGACAGACAAGACAACCGACCATATTCTGTGTTCATGCTCATCTGCCCCCCTCCCGACTAGCTGGTGAAAGTTTACAGCTGTTGCGCGCGCTCCACTCTCCCCACGCTGCCCGAAAACGGAATAACTattccatttattatttaaggCTGCCATGTTTGCCCGTGTATCCTTCTACCCCACCCTGCTCTACAATGTCCTGATGGAGAAGGCTTCCGCCAGGAATTGGTACGACCGCATTGATGACACCGTCATACTCGGAGCACTCCCCTTTCGGAATCAAGCCAATGACGTAAGTAAATGTGAATTAATCCCCGCCACAACTTAATCTAGAGCTTGGATTGATCAACAGTTGATTGAGAAGGAGAACATGAAGGCTGTGGTGTCCATGAACGAGGACTATGAGCTGACGGCCTTCTCCAACAATACGGAAAAGTGGAGGAAACTGGGCGTCGAGTTCCTACAGCTGGCCACCACCGACATCTTCGAGTCGCCCAACCAGGAGAAGCTCTTCCGTGGCGTGGAGTTCATCAATCAGTTCCTGCCCCTGTCGAAGCGCATCAGCGGCTTAGGCTCCACGCAGACGCCAGAGAATGTTGGCTCTGTCTATGTACACTGCAAGGCAGGAAGAACGCGCAGTGCCACCTTGGTCGGCTGCTATCTGATGATGGTGTGTTAAAGGTTCACTTTTCAAGCAATGGAATGGGTAATGGAATCTATTGTTTTGCAGAAAAACGGCTGGACCCCAGACGAAGCTGTGGATCACATGCGTAGCTGCCGTCCGCATATTTTGCTGCACACCAAACAATGGGACGCGCTCAGATTATTCTACACAAATAATGTGGTGGCAAAGTCATGACCTCAGGACCTGTACACAATAGCACAAGATGTTTATTGCCTAGATTATCATACGTAACTAGAACTGCCTGTTCCCACTTATGTTACCCAACTAATTGTTTAGGTGCAGTtgttgaaatacatttttgtacaaAACATGTGCGCCCATTCCATTCTctttttacaattatttatttagtgccTATACGTTTGCCGAGCCGTGGATGtgagaacacacaaaaactatcAATAAATAACGGGGGTGGCTTTTGCGTGTTGCAGTTTATAAACTTTGTTGAATACTTCGGACTTAGgactgctgcttctcctcagCATCCTTGCCCTTGATGGCCCAGAAGCGCTTAATGCCGTTGGCTAGACCCACATCGTTTTGGATATAGTAGAAGAGACCTCCCAGAGTGGCCACCGAGATGACGATGAGCGCAATGTGTGCCACCTTTGGCAGAATATTTCCCACCACAGCTGGACGCATGTAGTCGACAACCATGGCCTCAACGCCCctgtaaaatgtaattgtaGCTCAGTGATTCGATTTTGCCTCTGGAGTTACTTACCAATGAGCGTGAATGACCACAGAAATGGCAAGCAGTGCATCCAGTATCTGGGATGGAGCAATGAAGGCCGCTGGGATAATTGCCAGCAGACCAGCCGACACTAGGCGTTCCAGTGTCCACAAGGCGGTGTGGCTGGACCCAGCCGAAGCCATGCGTGGTGCACTCACAGAGATCTCACGAACTACGGGCTGAAAAAACAGCAGGCAGGGTAGGGATTATCGTCCTACATAATTCTGGTTTGGTCCGCTGTTTGTACTCACCGCAACTATCTTGGTCAGAGCCAGAGGCTTGAGAGTCTGACGTTGGGCATTGGCCACAATTGTGGAGTAGGCCTTCAGTGGAGTAATGCGCGCTGACTTAACGAGATTTGCGGCTAATTGGGGGGATACGAAACCAACAAACAGTTTGGTTATATAATAAAAACTGTTTCCTGCCAGGCCTCGCGAACTCTGGCAATTCATTTAATGCTTACCATTACAGCGGACGGCGCCACGCAGGACCAAGGATAGCGACATGATGCTTGTGGTAGGAAATAGtaattttttacaatttacaaaaattcACTCGGTTCCTTCGGCAATACTTCCAACTCGTTTTAAAATTGTACAACACTGAAAGCAGAGCTGCTTGGTTTCGACTCTATCGCTCAGTACAGTTATCGAAATACAAACGAGAAATTGCTTCAcacattttattaaaaacatttgAGATTCATTCGGGGACGGAACTGCGGACACTAATTAAAATCTTGACATGGGTTTTTCGTTTACTTACAAACTAGCTTACAAATTTCGTCTAAAAAGGCAGATATTTGCATTGAAAGGCACACCGACATTTTCTACGTATTAAAAAGACatggaatgaaaattaaatggacGGAACGTAATTCCTTCGTTGGTAGAATTAAGAATACTTTGAACTCAGTGAGCGactaaatatttgcaaagCATACAAGCCATAGCAAATGCTGTGGCTAGCTTGCCATTTATGGCCGACGCTCCGGCTCTGTAGAAATCCCAGTCGAAAATTATGTTTGAGGCATCGGATGGTCGCCAGGGATTTAAGCCATCGTCAAAGTACATGGGGCAGTCGTCGCGTTCACGCTCGTATTCAACAGCATCGATGGCCACCGCAGCACCCTCCGAATGGTTCCAAGAGGTCACATCCTGCTCCAGCTTACAAAAGGCGCCCACAGCCTGCGACATTAGCACACGATTGAGGTCGGCGCGCTGATACACCCAGCAGCGGTACTTGGAGAGCGGATCCAAGTCGTCGTAGGTAATCATATAGGACTTTAGATTCTCCTTCCAGAAGCCAATGCACTTCATGCGATAATCCGGATCACTGTAAATGTCCACCGGCCTTCCCAAATGATCCACAGACAGGCAATAGTTTTCATCGACAGCCAATTCCTTCTGGTCCGTATCGCAGACGGACAAATCGGAGATATTCTGCTTGCAATGAATATCCGGACGGGGACTCAGCGTGACACCACCAAGGATCCTGCAAAAGATTtgtaattaacaatttttaccatttagaaattaattttcaaactTGCCTCGTCCTGAAGGGATGCTCTCCTCTTTGTGTAAAGTTGAATTTGCCAGCCACCGGACAGCGGACGGGCACTGGATTTCTGGCAAGGAACAAGTCGTACTTCCAGGCCTCCGAATTGGGGAACTGCACCCAAGAGCACACCGTACTAAAGTCATCCTTGATCACAGCCAAGCCCCTGCGGTAGCGTATGATATTATGATGGCGGGGCATGAAATCGAAGCACACATAATCCTTTTGACATCCATCGACCGTGAGGCGGGCCATCATCACCCGATTGCCACGACGCTCGCGGCACACATAAATCGTCTTGCGGTAGCGCGCCTTGTCGGGATAATACGTCTCGTTTATGTGCGTCTCACTGATGGACACATCGGCGTCAATGTTGGCCGTGTTCACCCACTCGCCGCTAAAGTTTTGCGGCAGCGTGCAGCCCGGTTCCACAAACTCAGCTTTGACGGGGGTCAGCTTCAGGCGCTCAGGCGACGTCTCAGGCGTTTTCAGTGTATTGCACTCGGCCGTGATGGAGACACCAACATAGAGATCATCGTCTCGATTCTTGAGGAAGCAACGATATTTCTCATCTTTGCGCGATTCCTTGGTGTTTGCCACTGCGAAGTAATGGTTCTTTCCGACAAACCAATCGCCCAGGCAACTGAACTCAACGGGGCCGCTGAATGTGCCATCCATGCCCTCGCATTTCTGATAAGTGATGTTGAACTTTTGATTCTGTATCAGAAACTGGGTGCCAGCTGTTTGGCACGACTGTATGCGTGCATCCGGCTGATCGCACACACCCGTGAAACGGAAACGATtctgcacagagagagaaatgttcAGCTCTTAATTGTTCTTAATTAATTAGGTTGGAAATGGAAGACCTACTTGATATGTAAAGTGCCACACGCCCTCTAGCGAAGAGCGGCAATTGATGGGCACAAAGTTCTCGTTGAAGAGCGTTATCAGCTGCTGGTCATCCTTAATGCCCCTGCAGATGTTCTCCACCGTTGGCTTCTGGCCGGGGGGCAAGCTCAGGCACGGACCCTCATATTTTTCAAAGACATTCAACGTGCGGATTTTCGTGTTGACACAATGATAGCAGTCCTTTGTGCGTTCTTTGAACACAAATGAGTACTCATCCCCGTGATGGCGCTGGTAGTTGATGCAGTAGCCACGACTCGACATGGATGTGGCGTCGATGACCGTCTGTGTGGGAAGGCCGACCTCCCATGAAAACCAAGATCCCTGCAGTATCTTCGGTATAATACAGTTGCGTTgctcaatttgattttgattaaattgtgcaagcgctaaaaataaacaaccaTTTCAAGATTAGGCAAAAATCATATGAATCACATTGAAGCTGCTGGCTTTGCTCCCCACAGGCGGGGCGCGCTTGGGTGTGGCTTGGGAATGAAGCACGCGTACTGACCTGAGCTCAGGAAGCCCAAAAGGCAGATAACCCTTAGGTAAATATTCATATTGAGACTACAATGGTTACACTAAACAGCTAAACATAGTTTTAAAATGTAAACGGATGGAATAAATGGACAAAAACgtatttttacacaaaaacaaacacgcaacaaacaaattacacCAAAACCAAGCCTGGCTTTACAACACTGAACGTAGTTAACCATGCGCAACTTGCAGCACTGGGGCTGTTGTCTTAAATAATATTCGATTGTTGGCCATTAACAGTTACATTTGAAAAGTTAAGTTTACTATGTGGAAGATCACTGATGCGGATGACTAGTGGTCTCCGAAACAGTTTATTCATGTCCAAGTCTACAGCCCAAAGATTTACTTACATTATCTAGCTCCTTGCTAATAAAACAATGTGTCTGGCTGATTACAGAAATGAGCTACTTAGCAACCGACACAGGCAGACAATAGCTGGCCGTTGAGCcgctaaattgcatttaacgCTGTCTGGCACGACCAGACTCGGACTCGGGACATCGACCTGAACGCCCCCGCAATTATTTTGTTGAACTGCAGTTTGGACTCTGCGGCTCTGTCGTCACTTGTTCTAAATTAGCGCCATATAATTCGATAGTTAATCAGGCGATTATTTGCCTGTACAATTACTGAGATAGACATCAAAGTGATTCACTTGCTTGGAGTTCCTAATTTAAACACAcgtaagtgtgtgtgggtataaTCCGGTTGCACTTTGGAACTCATTCAGAGCTTTGCTTTCTATAATGGCATGGCATGTTTCCGATAAGCATTGGAACAAATGTCGAGTCGAGGTGCACGACGGTGTTTGTGCATACGGAGAGAGCGAGGCGGTGCGAAGCGAGCGTCCCCTTCTGTACGATCCTTATCGCTCGCGGGTGTTAAGGGTCAAATCGAGCATGATGCGAGTGGTGTCCAGAAAGTGGAcgagtaccagtaccagtgcCCGTGCAATTTCGAATTTAGTCTGTATACACATACCGTCCGTACCGCTTAAAAGGGAGGCGCGATCGGATCGAGCAACTTAGAACGCGAAGCGATTTCGGGAATTCAAATACAAGCACGAATCTttagcagcagccagacagtAGCGATTTAGCCAGTGACCGAAACAGTTGACTTACAAAGCGAGTctcctcacacacaaacacacaccacacacatacacaaatggGTTAGTTAGTGCATCATGTGATCCAATCCAATTaaatataacaacaaaatCCTTTTTGAAGCAACTGCAACTATCGGCAGTGGGCTCCACCTGGAGGCCATCGATCGCATTGGCTCGATCCCGTTGGTTGAGTCGAGCGTGAAGCGTGTAGAGAACATCTATGGCAAAGTGAAGAACAACAATCGTCTGTTCTCCTGGTACTTTGAGGCCGCAGAGGCAACCATTTCGGCCGCCTATGGTTCCGTGCAGCCAGCTGTGAAACTTTTCGAGCATCCCCTGAAGCGCCTGGACAATGTCATGTGCAAGAGCCTGGACATACTGGAGCAGCGTATTCCGCTGGTCTATCTGCCACCCGAAATGGTAAGTACACGGCGACTGGCCACTGTCCGCCAATGTGGCTTGATTCGCTTACAAAAAAGGCAATTATCTTGTGCTTAAAGATGTATTGGAACACTAAGGAATACATGTCGGATCATCTGGTGCGGCCCGTCCTGAAGCGTGCCGACTCTGTCAAGCAGATTGGCAACGCTGTGCTGGAGAGTCCACTGACCACCTATGCGGCGGATCGCATCGATGGAGCCTTCACAGCCGGCGATAAGTTTGTGGACAAATATCTGGTGCCCATCAGCACGGATCAGGATCAGACAGACGGTGAGTAACCTTGAGACAAGGTGCACTCATCTCACGCTCTGCTGCGGCtcatcatttatttttaaattccAACGTTGCGATGTGGACAGCTAGTTGTTGGGAGGTTATCTCTTGAGACGAGATAAGCGGTGGCTCAGGGGTCTGTCCGATCGATCGGTCGCTCGCTCGTTCAAGTCGCTGTTACACAAAGCAAATCTACAAATCATGTGGGAACGGCacttgaaattatattttgatgTTTGAATATATCCGCTTTGCAGCGCCGCAAGAGGATGATAATGTGGCGGCGAACGAGAAGGGTGCCATCAAGGCGATCCATCACGGTCAACGATTCTCCCGCAAGCTGAAGCGACGCCTTACACAAAGAACGATTGCAGAGGCCCGTGCCCTAAAGAAACAGAGCAAGGAGGCCATCCATGTGCTCATCTATGCGGTGGAATTGGTAAGCGCAAACTGGCTGCTAGCAACCAACACATGTCTAACACATCTTGTGCGTCCTCCTGCAGATTGCAACGGATCCCAAACAGGCCATGCAAAGAGCCAAGGAACTGTGGGCGTATCTCAGCGCAGATGAGCCCGAGAATCAGGCGAGGCCAGCCACCCTGGAGCAGTTGATTGTGCTGCTCACCAGGGAATCGGCCAGAAGAGTTGTGCATTTGGTTAACTTCAGTGCCACTGTGGCATCCAACATACCCAGGTGagtgtctctctcccttcccCTTTGGTGATTCCACACACTAAACGTGCACTTGATCTCCCGCAGAAACCTGGCACACACCACCACAGAAGTGGCTCACCAAATCGTGTGCATTAACCATCGCATCATCACAATATCTCGCCTGGACAAGGTCAAGAGCCTGTCCAAGGAGGAGGCTGAATCTCTATTAAAGCGCGCGCTTGCCTTCTATGGCAATCTGCAGGGTCTGACCAACAGTTATCTGGTAAGAAGGATGCACCGCACCCTCCATCGATTACTGACTAACGAAATTGTCCTTGCAGGAACGTGTGGCCAACTTTCTGTCGGGACGCATTGAGGCGGAGAAGGTGACGGGCACCGATAGCGCCACAAGCAATCACAGATCATCGAGAAGGCGACAGGATAATAACACAAACAATTACTCAGCGGCCCACAACAATATAAATGGTGTCTACTAGGAAATTGAGTTTTTTATTGCAATCGTATTTTTATGTCTTATAAtagagttttggttttgcttgcACATCCGCACAAATCATTAAAcgttattaatttttttacaCTTAACACTGAATATTAtagattgttttttttacttaAACAAATGCTCCTTATAGTACTTTAACTCTTGTATGCTCTCCATGATGTCTTCGAGGCTGCGGTGTGCAAATGCCTTGCGCGGCGCAGCTTTGGCCACATCGGGATGCCATctcttggccagctccttgaTGGTGGAAACATCCACGATTCGATAGTGTAAATATTCGTCGACGGGCGACATGTATTTGCGTAGAAACAGGCGATCCATATAGACAGAGTTACCGGCCAGGGGACACTTGCACTCGGGGATATTTTTCTGCAGGTAGGACATCACCAGACCCACCGCCTGGTCGGGCGTTACATCAGAGCTGCGGCAACGTTCGATCAGGCCGGACTCGTGGTGGTGCTTAATGCACCATTCGTTCATGTTTTTATACACCTCCTCTGGGTGGCTGATGGCAAAGCAGGGTCCCTCGGACTTTATGTTCAGATCCTTGTCGGTGATGATGCACGAAACCTCCAGGATTTTGTCCGTATCTATGTCAAGGCCAGTCATCTCTAGGTCCATCCAAACGAGATCCGTCTCGGCATCGGCCAAACTTGTGGTTGTGCTCATTTTTCGGCATTGTATTATCTCCCGCCTACCTCGTACTTGTAGGAACCTACCGCCCACAAACAATCCTAGGCGCTTTAACTCAGCAAGCATGGAAAATTGTGTGTACAATTTTCAACAGGTAATCGCGAAAACAACCACCATGTGGACAGTGGCATTCGATAGAATATCGTACAGTCAGTTCACAGCACTGGAAACGAAATAACTGTCATCATTTGTCAACACTGCCTGGTACAGTGCGTTTTTAACAAAAAGTCAATTTTATTGCTAGGGGAAAGCGGAAAAGAATCAAAATATAGTAATATAAGAGATAagaaagccacacacacaatgtccTCCTCATCAGCCAGAGAGCAGCCGAGCACGTCGAAGGAGTCGTTCGAGGACTTCTACACCGAAGTAAGTTTAATGGATGGCAATGCCAGCGCAATACCAGGTTGTGGTTGTGG from Drosophila subobscura isolate 14011-0131.10 chromosome O, UCBerk_Dsub_1.0, whole genome shotgun sequence encodes:
- the LOC117898496 gene encoding phosphatidylglycerophosphatase and protein-tyrosine phosphatase 1, with protein sequence MEMSAAMFARVSFYPTLLYNVLMEKASARNWYDRIDDTVILGALPFRNQANDLIEKENMKAVVSMNEDYELTAFSNNTEKWRKLGVEFLQLATTDIFESPNQEKLFRGVEFINQFLPLSKRISGLGSTQTPENVGSVYVHCKAGRTRSATLVGCYLMMKNGWTPDEAVDHMRSCRPHILLHTKQWDALRLFYTNNVVAKS
- the LOC117898497 gene encoding succinate dehydrogenase [ubiquinone] cytochrome b small subunit, mitochondrial, translating into MSLSLVLRGAVRCNAANLVKSARITPLKAYSTIVANAQRQTLKPLALTKIVAPVVREISVSAPRMASAGSSHTALWTLERLVSAGLLAIIPAAFIAPSQILDALLAISVVIHAHWGVEAMVVDYMRPAVVGNILPKVAHIALIVISVATLGGLFYYIQNDVGLANGIKRFWAIKGKDAEEKQQS
- the LOC117898493 gene encoding uncharacterized protein LOC117898493, with the translated sequence MNIYLRVICLLGFLSSALAQFNQNQIEQRNCIIPKILQGSWFSWEVGLPTQTVIDATSMSSRGYCINYQRHHGDEYSFVFKERTKDCYHCVNTKIRTLNVFEKYEGPCLSLPPGQKPTVENICRGIKDDQQLITLFNENFVPINCRSSLEGVWHFTYQNRFRFTGVCDQPDARIQSCQTAGTQFLIQNQKFNITYQKCEGMDGTFSGPVEFSCLGDWFVGKNHYFAVANTKESRKDEKYRCFLKNRDDDLYVGVSITAECNTLKTPETSPERLKLTPVKAEFVEPGCTLPQNFSGEWVNTANIDADVSISETHINETYYPDKARYRKTIYVCRERRGNRVMMARLTVDGCQKDYVCFDFMPRHHNIIRYRRGLAVIKDDFSTVCSWVQFPNSEAWKYDLFLARNPVPVRCPVAGKFNFTQRGEHPFRTRILGGVTLSPRPDIHCKQNISDLSVCDTDQKELAVDENYCLSVDHLGRPVDIYSDPDYRMKCIGFWKENLKSYMITYDDLDPLSKYRCWVYQRADLNRVLMSQAVGAFCKLEQDVTSWNHSEGAAVAIDAVEYERERDDCPMYFDDGLNPWRPSDASNIIFDWDFYRAGASAINGKLATAFAMACMLCKYLVAH
- the LOC117898492 gene encoding protein sel-1 homolog 1, with the protein product MNLTKWMCLLMLLLAKRGQLLRAELQGPTATTETPTAAHTSLPASEPSSQADTEEVTTAETESRAPALSNERKASKPKDATDFGTRVMPAALFERLWNDSLMKQQKLKAEIEKIEAMRQGTAEPPAVELTPEQLEAQLMYNNAMDMLAKPRTDKRVVFTLLKKAAAFNHQEARAALAWAVLMGHWMEFDFHHAADEFESLANEGLPSAHMGLAFMYSAGVGGKNVSQPLALIHYTLAALGDDTLAQMALGYRYLYGINVPISCEKALIQYKRVAKKVASKVTFANGPVVHRVRLLDELENPGSHETEIVDYYQLLADKGDVQSQVGLGQLYYQGGKAIQQDHQKALEYFTLAANAGNAIGFAFLGKLYLEGSEQIKADNETAFKYFSKASEMGDPVGQSGLGVMYLKGLGVPKDPVKALSYFTQAADQGWVDGQLQLGTMYFTGNGVKTDYKLALKYFNLATQSGHVLAYYNLGVMHAYGMGMLRSCPAAVEFFKSVAERGRWSNRLMHAYGDYKRNRIDEAYMQYSLMGEVGYEVAQSNAAFLLDREEVHVFNDRHEELIRAFYYWKRAAGQGYSAAQVKLGDYYYYGWGTSKDFETAAALYRKASEQQYNAQAMFNLGYMHEQGLGMKKDRHLAKRLYDLAAETNADAKVPVAIALLKLQVLAKIESIKESPYRFIFLLDENIAANWDLYTITLLTLLLGFIMYTRRPFQQPEQQLANDLAAAAPVQLVPPAVAEAAAPAPAAAPAPAPAPAPEPDPTTSAGTSKATTSNGNGATEATSSSANANANANALDPTD
- the LOC117898563 gene encoding lipid storage droplets surface-binding protein 1 isoform X2, which encodes MATATIGSGLHLEAIDRIGSIPLVESSVKRVENIYGKVKNNNRLFSWYFEAAEATISAAYGSVQPAVKLFEHPLKRLDNVMCKSLDILEQRIPLVYLPPEMMYWNTKEYMSDHLVRPVLKRADSVKQIGNAVLESPLTTYAADRIDGAFTAGDKFVDKYLVPISTDQDQTDAPQEDDNVAANEKGAIKAIHHGQRFSRKLKRRLTQRTIAEARALKKQSKEAIHVLIYAVELIATDPKQAMQRAKELWAYLSADEPENQARPATLEQLIVLLTRESARRVVHLVNFSATVASNIPRNLAHTTTEVAHQIVCINHRIITISRLDKVKSLSKEEAESLLKRALAFYGNLQGLTNSYLERVANFLSGRIEAEKVTGTDSATSNHRSSRRRQDNNTNNYSAAHNNINGVY
- the LOC117898566 gene encoding probable oligoribonuclease, whose amino-acid sequence is MLAELKRLGLFVGGRFLQVRGRREIIQCRKMSTTTSLADAETDLVWMDLEMTGLDIDTDKILEVSCIITDKDLNIKSEGPCFAISHPEEVYKNMNEWCIKHHHESGLIERCRSSDVTPDQAVGLVMSYLQKNIPECKCPLAGNSVYMDRLFLRKYMSPVDEYLHYRIVDVSTIKELAKRWHPDVAKAAPRKAFAHRSLEDIMESIQELKYYKEHLFK
- the LOC117898563 gene encoding lipid storage droplets surface-binding protein 1 isoform X1, whose product is MATATIGSGLHLEAIDRIGSIPLVESSVKRVENIYGKVKNNNRLFSWYFEAAEATISAAYGSVQPAVKLFEHPLKRLDNVMCKSLDILEQRIPLVYLPPEMAIILCLKMYWNTKEYMSDHLVRPVLKRADSVKQIGNAVLESPLTTYAADRIDGAFTAGDKFVDKYLVPISTDQDQTDAPQEDDNVAANEKGAIKAIHHGQRFSRKLKRRLTQRTIAEARALKKQSKEAIHVLIYAVELIATDPKQAMQRAKELWAYLSADEPENQARPATLEQLIVLLTRESARRVVHLVNFSATVASNIPRNLAHTTTEVAHQIVCINHRIITISRLDKVKSLSKEEAESLLKRALAFYGNLQGLTNSYLERVANFLSGRIEAEKVTGTDSATSNHRSSRRRQDNNTNNYSAAHNNINGVY